One segment of Mycobacterium spongiae DNA contains the following:
- a CDS encoding MlaE family ABC transporter permease, producing the protein MTTRTAITTYVRGQTQPAIDAVGGFYRTCVLTGKALFRRPFQWREAIEQGWFITSVSLLPTLAVSIPLTVLIIFTLNILLAEFGAADISGAGAALGAVTQLGPLTTVLVIAGAGATAICADLGARTIREEIDAMEVLGIDPIHRLVVPRVVAATIVAALLNGAVITIGLVGGFIFGVFIQHVSAGAYVGTLTLVTGLPEVLISIVKSATFGLIAGLVGCYRGLTTKGGPKGVGTAVNETLVLCVIALFAVNVVLTTIGVRFGTGR; encoded by the coding sequence ATGACCACCCGCACCGCGATCACGACCTATGTTCGCGGCCAGACGCAGCCGGCGATCGATGCGGTCGGCGGGTTCTACCGCACCTGCGTGCTGACCGGCAAGGCGTTGTTTCGCCGGCCGTTTCAGTGGCGTGAGGCGATCGAACAGGGTTGGTTCATCACGAGCGTCTCCTTGCTGCCGACTCTGGCCGTCTCGATTCCGTTGACCGTGCTGATCATCTTCACGCTCAACATCCTGTTAGCGGAATTCGGCGCCGCCGATATCTCCGGCGCCGGCGCGGCACTCGGCGCGGTCACCCAGCTCGGTCCGCTGACCACGGTGCTGGTGATAGCCGGTGCCGGAGCGACGGCCATCTGCGCAGACCTTGGCGCCCGCACCATTCGCGAGGAGATCGATGCGATGGAGGTTCTCGGCATCGACCCCATTCACCGGCTGGTGGTGCCGCGCGTTGTCGCCGCGACGATCGTCGCCGCGCTCCTCAATGGCGCGGTGATCACCATCGGCCTGGTCGGCGGGTTCATCTTCGGTGTCTTCATTCAGCATGTTTCCGCCGGCGCGTACGTCGGCACGCTCACGCTCGTGACGGGTCTGCCCGAGGTCCTTATCTCGATTGTCAAGTCGGCCACGTTCGGTCTGATCGCAGGCCTGGTCGGCTGCTACCGCGGGTTGACCACCAAGGGCGGTCCCAAGGGCGTCGGCACCGCCGTCAACGAAACGTTGGTCCTGTGCGTCATTGCGCTGTTCGCGGTCAACGTGGTGTTGACCACGATCGGCGTGCGGTTCGGAACGGGACGCTAG
- a CDS encoding ABC transporter permease codes for MAKTSAATVLRGRYPRTAANISRYGGGTAQRFEQLGIFARFTRLSVIQIGWALRHYRRETLRLTAEIGMGTGAMAVIGGTVAIIGFVTLSGGSLIAIQGFASLGNIGVEAFTGFFAALANTRVAAPIVAGVALAATVGAGATAQLGAMRISEEIDALEVMGIKSISFLVSTRILGGLAVILPLYALALDMAFTSGQVVTTVFYGQSNGTYDHYFRTFLRPEDVGWSVVEVVIIAVVVMITHCYYGYTASGGPVGVGQAVGRSMRLSLVSVVIVVLLAELALYGVDPNFNLTV; via the coding sequence ATGGCGAAGACATCGGCGGCAACTGTCCTGCGCGGCCGCTACCCTCGCACGGCGGCAAATATCTCCCGCTACGGCGGCGGCACGGCCCAAAGATTTGAGCAGTTAGGGATTTTCGCCAGGTTCACCCGCCTCAGCGTCATCCAGATCGGGTGGGCGCTGCGCCACTACCGCAGGGAGACGCTGCGGCTCACCGCCGAGATCGGCATGGGCACCGGCGCGATGGCTGTCATTGGGGGCACGGTGGCGATCATCGGCTTTGTGACGCTGTCCGGCGGCTCGTTGATCGCGATTCAAGGGTTCGCTTCGCTGGGCAACATCGGGGTCGAGGCCTTCACCGGTTTTTTTGCCGCACTGGCCAACACGCGCGTCGCCGCGCCGATCGTCGCCGGTGTCGCGCTGGCCGCCACCGTCGGCGCGGGCGCCACGGCCCAACTCGGCGCCATGCGGATCAGTGAGGAGATCGACGCACTGGAAGTCATGGGCATCAAGTCGATCTCGTTCCTCGTCTCCACCCGGATCCTCGGAGGGCTGGCGGTGATCTTGCCGCTCTACGCACTCGCCCTCGACATGGCATTCACGTCCGGGCAGGTGGTCACCACCGTGTTCTACGGACAGTCGAACGGAACCTATGATCACTACTTCCGCACCTTTCTACGCCCCGAAGACGTGGGCTGGTCGGTAGTCGAAGTCGTGATCATCGCGGTGGTGGTGATGATCACCCACTGCTACTACGGCTATACCGCCAGCGGTGGCCCGGTCGGCGTCGGTCAAGCCGTCGGACGGTCGATGCGGTTGTCGCTGGTCTCGGTTGTGATTGTGGTCCTGCTGGCTGAGTTGGCGCTCTACGGCGTCGACCCGAACTTCAATCTCACGGTGTAG
- a CDS encoding MCE family protein, translating to MTTVVTRKHRRVWLYLEGVVVLLVGALVLVLVYLQFRGHFTPKTELTLVASRAGLVMEPGSKVTYNGVDIGRVASISEIERDGRPAAELLLHVNPRYIELIPVNVAASIEAATLFGNKYVSLTSPEKPDQQRISPQDVIDVRSVTTEFDTLFETITSLAEKVDPIELNVTLSALAQALDGLGGKFGESIASGNEILAQLNPRMPQIRYDVRRLADLGDVYTSASPDLWAFLQNAVITARSLTKQQGDLDAALLAAVGAGNTGEDILSRGGPFLARGAADLVPTAALLDTYSPELFCTIRNFHDAAPKVANAVGGNGYSLAAAGTIIGAPNPYVYPDNLPRINAHGGPGGRPGCWHPITRDLWPAPYLVMDTGASLAPYNHLELGQPMFTEYVWGRQFGENTINP from the coding sequence GTGACGACGGTGGTGACGCGCAAGCATCGACGGGTGTGGCTGTACCTCGAGGGCGTTGTTGTGCTGCTCGTCGGCGCCTTGGTTCTCGTATTGGTGTACTTACAGTTTCGCGGACACTTCACGCCGAAGACCGAGCTGACCCTGGTGGCGTCGCGGGCGGGATTGGTGATGGAACCAGGCTCCAAGGTCACGTACAACGGGGTGGACATCGGGCGGGTGGCGAGCATCTCGGAGATCGAGCGGGACGGCAGGCCGGCGGCGGAGCTGTTGCTGCATGTCAATCCGCGCTACATCGAGCTGATTCCGGTCAACGTCGCGGCAAGTATTGAGGCAGCGACCCTGTTCGGCAACAAGTATGTTTCCCTGACCTCTCCGGAAAAGCCCGACCAACAGCGGATTTCGCCCCAAGACGTGATCGACGTGCGGTCGGTGACCACGGAGTTCGATACGCTGTTCGAGACCATCACCTCGCTTGCCGAGAAGGTGGATCCGATCGAGTTGAACGTCACGTTGTCCGCGCTCGCACAGGCGCTGGACGGGCTAGGTGGCAAGTTCGGAGAGTCGATCGCCAGCGGCAATGAGATTCTGGCGCAGTTGAACCCGCGGATGCCTCAGATCCGCTACGACGTGCGAAGGCTTGCCGATCTCGGCGATGTCTATACCAGCGCGTCCCCAGATCTGTGGGCTTTCCTGCAGAACGCGGTGATCACCGCGCGCTCGCTCACCAAGCAGCAGGGCGATCTGGATGCCGCACTGTTGGCGGCGGTGGGAGCGGGCAACACCGGCGAAGATATCCTGAGCAGGGGCGGGCCGTTCCTGGCCCGCGGCGCCGCCGATCTGGTACCCACCGCTGCGTTGCTCGACACCTATAGTCCCGAACTGTTCTGCACGATCCGCAACTTCCACGATGCTGCGCCGAAAGTCGCGAACGCCGTTGGCGGGAATGGCTATTCACTAGCTGCGGCAGGCACCATCATCGGAGCTCCCAACCCCTACGTTTACCCGGACAATCTGCCGCGTATCAACGCTCATGGGGGACCGGGTGGACGCCCAGGGTGTTGGCATCCGATCACCCGGGACTTGTGGCCGGCGCCGTATCTGGTGATGGACACCGGCGCCAGTTTGGCGCCGTACAACCACTTGGAGCTGGGCCAGCCGATGTTTACCGAGTATGTGTGGGGACGCCAATTCGGGGAGAACACGATCAACCCATGA
- a CDS encoding MCE family protein: MRTTSTAIKLGIFWLVLLMFTVMIIVVFGQVRFNRTAGYSAVFTNVSGLRAGQFVRAAGVEVGKVSDVVLIDGDTRVLVKFTVDRSVQLDLATTASIRYLNLIGDRYLELRRGDSGRPLAPGGTIPLARTQPALDLDALLGGFRPLFKTLDPDQVNSIASSLITVFQGQGATINDILDQTATLTATLADRDRAIGEVVRNLNTVLATAVKHEKEFDQTVDRLEVLITGLKNRADPLAAAAAHISSAAGTLADLLAADRPLLSDSVGHLERIQGPLIEDLSSLDEVLEKLPDAYRIIGRSGGIYGDFFNFYLCDIELRVNGLQPGGPVRTIKLFGQPTGRCTPQ; encoded by the coding sequence ATGAGGACCACATCAACGGCGATCAAACTCGGCATCTTCTGGTTGGTGCTGTTGATGTTCACCGTGATGATCATCGTGGTGTTCGGCCAGGTGCGTTTCAACCGCACAGCTGGGTATTCCGCGGTGTTCACCAACGTGAGCGGGCTGCGGGCCGGGCAATTCGTCCGCGCCGCCGGGGTAGAGGTCGGCAAAGTATCCGACGTGGTGCTGATCGATGGCGACACCAGGGTCTTGGTGAAGTTCACCGTCGATCGCTCGGTACAGCTGGATCTAGCGACAACGGCCTCGATCCGATACCTCAACCTGATCGGCGACCGCTACCTGGAGCTACGTCGTGGCGACAGCGGCCGCCCGCTGGCGCCGGGCGGAACTATCCCGCTCGCGCGCACCCAGCCGGCCTTGGATCTCGACGCTCTGCTCGGCGGGTTTCGTCCGCTGTTCAAGACGTTGGATCCAGATCAGGTCAACAGCATCGCGTCGTCGCTCATCACGGTGTTTCAGGGTCAAGGCGCCACCATCAACGACATCCTCGATCAGACCGCGACACTGACAGCGACGCTTGCCGACCGCGACCGGGCGATCGGCGAGGTTGTCCGCAACCTCAACACCGTGCTGGCCACCGCGGTCAAGCACGAAAAGGAGTTCGACCAGACGGTCGACCGGCTCGAGGTACTGATCACCGGATTGAAGAACCGGGCCGATCCGCTGGCAGCGGCAGCGGCGCATATCAGCAGCGCCGCAGGAACCCTGGCTGACCTGCTGGCTGCGGACCGCCCATTGCTGAGCGACAGCGTCGGACACCTCGAGCGCATTCAGGGGCCGCTGATCGAGGATTTGTCGTCTCTGGACGAGGTCTTGGAGAAGCTGCCGGACGCGTATCGCATCATCGGCCGTTCCGGTGGGATATACGGCGACTTCTTCAACTTCTATCTGTGCGACATCGAGTTGAGAGTCAACGGATTACAGCCCGGCGGACCGGTACGCACCATCAAGCTCTTCGGGCAGCCCACGGGGAGGTGTACGCCGCAATGA
- a CDS encoding virulence factor Mce family protein, translated as MRTLTEFNRGRIGVMGIVVTLLVVGVAQTFTSVPMLFATPTYYAQFADTGGISAGDKVEIAGVNVGRVLSLSIRGDRVMIGFSLVGRTIGMQSRAAIRTDTILGRKNMEIEPHGWKPLQPNGFLPLAQTTTPYQVYDAFVDVTKAATGWDIGAVKRSLNVLSETFDETAPHLSAALDGVKAFSDTVGKRGEQIERLLGNASKIAHVLGHRSEQVNGLLVNAKTLLAALTQRSQELSILLSNVSDVSTQVSGFINENPNVNHVLGQLRTVSDELVLRKTELGDVLVLLSRYTAALTEAVGSGPYFKAVVVNLLPYQILQPWVDAAFKKRGIDPENFWRSAGLPEARWPDPNGTRLPNGAPPPAPELMEGTPEHPMPAVPPGAPCSYTPAADSSPRPDNPLPCAGATTGPFGGPIFPAPLDVAASPPNPDGLPPTPGIPSAGRPGDPPPDVPGIPVPLSPNAPRGARTEPVAPTGPMPPLPPFAPGPPAAPGPGPALPAPFVTPDGTGGSSQ; from the coding sequence ATGAGGACGCTGACGGAATTCAACCGGGGGCGGATCGGCGTGATGGGAATCGTGGTCACGCTGCTGGTCGTTGGCGTGGCGCAAACCTTTACCAGCGTGCCGATGCTGTTCGCCACTCCTACGTACTACGCACAGTTCGCCGACACGGGCGGCATCAGCGCGGGTGACAAGGTGGAAATCGCCGGGGTGAATGTCGGGCGGGTTCTCTCGCTGTCGATCCGCGGCGACCGGGTCATGATCGGATTCTCGTTGGTGGGCCGAACTATCGGAATGCAAAGCCGAGCGGCGATCCGTACCGACACCATCCTGGGCCGCAAGAACATGGAGATCGAACCCCATGGTTGGAAGCCGTTGCAGCCCAACGGATTCCTGCCGCTGGCGCAGACCACAACGCCCTATCAGGTCTACGATGCATTCGTCGATGTGACAAAGGCGGCGACTGGATGGGACATCGGCGCCGTCAAACGCTCGCTCAACGTGTTGTCGGAGACATTCGATGAGACGGCTCCCCACCTCAGTGCCGCCCTCGATGGTGTCAAGGCATTCTCCGACACCGTCGGCAAGCGCGGTGAGCAGATCGAACGACTTCTGGGCAACGCCAGCAAGATAGCGCACGTCTTGGGGCACCGCAGCGAACAGGTCAACGGGTTGCTGGTCAATGCCAAGACGCTGCTGGCCGCGCTGACACAACGCAGCCAGGAGCTGAGCATTCTGCTGAGCAACGTGTCGGACGTATCGACCCAGGTGTCCGGGTTCATCAACGAGAATCCCAACGTCAATCACGTGTTGGGTCAATTGCGCACGGTCAGTGATGAGCTGGTCTTACGCAAGACAGAGTTGGGTGACGTGTTGGTGCTGCTCAGTAGATACACGGCGGCCCTGACAGAGGCAGTCGGCTCGGGACCGTACTTCAAGGCGGTGGTGGTTAATCTGCTGCCCTACCAGATTCTTCAGCCCTGGGTTGACGCGGCGTTCAAGAAGCGCGGCATCGACCCGGAAAACTTCTGGCGCAGCGCCGGGTTACCGGAAGCCCGATGGCCTGACCCCAATGGCACCCGATTGCCGAACGGTGCCCCGCCGCCGGCACCGGAGCTGATGGAGGGCACGCCCGAGCATCCGATGCCGGCAGTCCCGCCCGGTGCGCCGTGCTCCTACACGCCGGCGGCGGATTCGTCTCCGCGGCCCGACAATCCACTCCCCTGTGCCGGCGCGACCACGGGCCCGTTCGGCGGCCCCATCTTCCCGGCGCCGCTGGACGTCGCCGCCTCGCCGCCGAACCCGGATGGCCTGCCGCCGACACCGGGCATCCCGAGTGCTGGCCGACCGGGCGATCCGCCGCCGGATGTTCCCGGCATACCGGTGCCGTTGTCCCCGAACGCGCCGCGCGGTGCGCGCACCGAACCGGTAGCACCGACCGGTCCGATGCCGCCACTACCGCCCTTTGCTCCCGGGCCACCCGCGGCACCCGGCCCCGGGCCGGCGCTGCCCGCCCCGTTCGTCACGCCCGACGGGACGGGAGGTAGCAGCCAGTGA